ATAATAAGATTTTTGGAGTATTTATGGGTAATCAGATGATCTGCTATAAATTAACTTCTCTATTATTTTTGAAGTGGAATTAACCAAATTTTGTTGTTTTGACAATTGTTGTCTAGACAATAACTTTATATATTATAAGAGTAGATGTATGTGTATTAAAAAAAATAAGAGGGGTACTAAAATGGAAGATATTGATTTACATCTGCGGAATAAAATGGGTGATTTAGAGATTCAGCTGGAAATATTACTTTCTATTATTTGCAGGAATCATCTTGTCTTCACAAATCGAAAAGCAAAAAGATTAAACATTAAAGGCAGGCACATTCCCTGTTTAATGTTGATTTCAAATTGTCCAGGAATTACGCAGGATGAGATTGCATACATACATCAAATAGATAAAGGATTTATTGCACGTATAGTGAAAGAACTGGAAGATGATGAATTTTTATGCCGCACCATTGACTCTGAAAACCGTCGTAAATATCATATTTCCTTAACTGAAAAGGGAGAGGACATCATACCCAAAATTAAGGATATTGATGAGGAATGGAAAGAGGTAGTTTGTGAAGGTTTAAACGAAGATGAAATTTCTAAATTAATGGAATTTATGAATTTAATGGCTGAAAACAGTATTGAAAAAATTAAAAATCGCACTTAATCCATTATAACAGATTAAAATTGGAAAATTTCAAATTAACAAGAGATGTATATAAATGCAAAGGAATAAACCAACACAATCAACTCCAAATCATTCTACGGATTATGA
This genomic interval from Methanobacterium sp. Maddingley MBC34 contains the following:
- a CDS encoding transcriptional regulator (PFAM: MarR family) — its product is MEDIDLHLRNKMGDLEIQLEILLSIICRNHLVFTNRKAKRLNIKGRHIPCLMLISNCPGITQDEIAYIHQIDKGFIARIVKELEDDEFLCRTIDSENRRKYHISLTEKGEDIIPKIKDIDEEWKEVVCEGLNEDEISKLMEFMNLMAENSIEKIKNRT